The following coding sequences are from one Haploplasma axanthum window:
- a CDS encoding glycoside hydrolase family 2 TIM barrel-domain containing protein yields the protein MKKISMNDGWKFQKEGSEETKIISVPHDAMIFEKRSIDNVGRKNTAWFSGADYLYEKTYFFGDEYKDKVVYLEFEGVYHNSEVYLNGEKLSFRPYGYTNFYVRIDEHIILNKENIIKVRAVNSDQPNSRWYTGSGIHRPVSMLVFPKEHVLLNSIKVTTISSESRIVNINLKTNMSGIVTLSFLDNKKVIKKIDLDSNGEINENIELTGTQLWSGDNPKLYTLKVNFKNNEESVRFGIRSINITRDNGLLINGERVILKGACIHHDNGLLGAVSHPFAEYRKIKILKENGYNAIRSAHNPSSKALLDACDELGMLVLDEYVDMWYIHKTKYDYALYFENWWKQDLKDMIDKDYNHPSVIMYSIGNEVAETGQKKGIALTKEMNDYIKTMDQTRPVTCGINVFFNYLYSLGFGVYSDSKAEKAMKSTKKAKSVGSEFFNDVAGLLGDKTMKIGAWLPGSNKKTKGAFANLDVAGYNYGILRYKKDLKKYPERLILGTETFCKDAFGFWDMAKKNNGIIGDFVWAGMDYLGEVAIGSWVHDDHAPEFTGGPGWMTAGSGRIDINGIANAEMAFTRVAFELDPIRMAVVPVNNHGKKHSPSAWKLSKAMESWSWNGHDGDKTTVEVYTRAHNIVLFVNNKKVGSKKSNKKGLTKFKVRYHDGSITAIGFDKNKKELYRTTLHTASEENKLMLAPEDKVITQDQLAYVQLKLTDEKGNLKPLLREKVNIEVENGELIGLGHACPYNEDGYKNTYTETYMGQALAIIKPVNKGKIVVKGECSLGTSLAEVEVK from the coding sequence ATGAAAAAAATAAGTATGAATGATGGATGGAAGTTTCAAAAAGAAGGTAGTGAAGAAACTAAAATAATTAGTGTTCCACATGATGCCATGATTTTTGAAAAACGATCAATCGATAATGTCGGAAGAAAAAATACTGCATGGTTTTCAGGTGCTGATTACCTTTACGAAAAGACATATTTCTTTGGTGATGAATATAAAGATAAAGTAGTATATCTTGAATTTGAGGGTGTTTATCATAACTCCGAAGTATATTTGAATGGTGAGAAATTATCTTTTAGACCATATGGATATACAAATTTTTACGTAAGAATTGATGAACATATAATTCTAAATAAAGAAAATATCATTAAAGTTAGAGCGGTAAATAGCGATCAACCTAATAGTAGATGGTATACCGGATCTGGAATTCATAGACCGGTTAGTATGTTAGTTTTTCCTAAAGAACATGTTTTATTAAATAGTATTAAAGTAACAACGATAAGTAGTGAGTCTCGTATTGTTAATATTAATTTAAAGACAAATATGAGTGGTATAGTTACTCTGTCTTTCTTAGATAATAAGAAAGTAATTAAAAAAATTGATTTAGATAGTAATGGAGAGATTAATGAAAATATTGAATTGACCGGTACTCAATTGTGGAGTGGAGATAATCCTAAATTATACACACTAAAGGTTAATTTTAAAAATAATGAAGAATCAGTTCGATTTGGAATTAGAAGTATCAATATTACTAGAGATAATGGTTTACTAATAAATGGAGAAAGAGTAATTCTAAAAGGAGCATGTATTCATCATGATAATGGATTATTAGGTGCAGTATCTCATCCTTTTGCTGAATATCGAAAGATTAAGATTTTAAAGGAAAATGGATATAATGCGATTAGATCTGCTCATAATCCAAGTTCTAAAGCATTGCTTGATGCTTGCGATGAATTGGGAATGTTAGTTTTAGATGAATATGTCGATATGTGGTATATACATAAAACGAAATATGATTACGCATTATATTTTGAAAATTGGTGGAAACAAGATCTCAAAGATATGATTGATAAGGATTATAACCATCCAAGCGTTATTATGTACTCAATAGGAAATGAAGTTGCTGAAACAGGACAAAAAAAGGGAATTGCATTGACGAAAGAAATGAATGACTACATTAAGACAATGGACCAAACAAGACCTGTTACATGTGGTATAAATGTATTCTTTAATTACCTATATTCATTAGGATTTGGAGTTTACAGTGATAGTAAAGCTGAAAAAGCAATGAAAAGCACTAAAAAAGCTAAATCAGTTGGTAGTGAATTCTTTAATGATGTCGCTGGTCTTTTAGGTGATAAAACAATGAAAATTGGAGCATGGTTACCTGGAAGTAATAAGAAAACAAAAGGTGCTTTTGCTAACTTAGACGTTGCAGGATATAATTATGGGATATTAAGATATAAGAAAGATTTAAAAAAATATCCAGAAAGACTTATTTTAGGAACAGAAACATTTTGTAAAGATGCTTTTGGTTTCTGGGATATGGCAAAGAAAAATAATGGAATTATTGGAGACTTTGTGTGGGCTGGGATGGACTATCTAGGTGAAGTAGCAATTGGCTCATGGGTTCATGATGATCATGCTCCAGAATTTACAGGAGGACCGGGATGGATGACTGCTGGATCTGGAAGAATTGACATTAATGGTATTGCTAATGCTGAAATGGCATTTACAAGAGTGGCATTTGAATTAGATCCAATTAGAATGGCTGTTGTCCCAGTAAACAATCATGGTAAGAAACATTCACCTTCAGCTTGGAAACTTTCTAAAGCGATGGAAAGTTGGTCATGGAATGGTCATGATGGAGATAAAACAACTGTTGAAGTTTATACAAGAGCACATAACATTGTTCTATTTGTTAACAATAAAAAAGTTGGTTCTAAAAAATCAAATAAAAAAGGATTAACAAAGTTTAAAGTTAGATATCACGATGGTTCTATTACAGCAATTGGGTTTGATAAAAACAAAAAAGAATTATATAGAACAACATTACATACTGCTTCAGAGGAAAACAAGTTAATGTTAGCACCTGAAGATAAAGTTATTACACAAGATCAATTAGCGTATGTTCAACTTAAATTAACAGATGAAAAAGGTAATTTAAAGCCATTATTAAGAGAAAAAGTTAATATTGAAGTTGAAAATGGTGAATTGATTGGATTAGGACATGCATGTCCTTATAATGAAGATGGGTATAAAAACACTTATACCGAAACATACATGGGCCAAGCATTAGCAATTATTAAGCCAGTGAATAAAGGTAAGATAGTAGTTAAGGGAGAATGTTCATTAGGAACATCATTAGCCGAAGTAGAAGTTAAATAG
- a CDS encoding ABC transporter permease subunit, with protein MFDKNNNEKVTEKVSFSTKMRNYFLTKKEKLKQLERKDINEFFINYSLYILLFIFIVVVAIMKPRFLSLSSIVNVITQTSFRLPIALGVAGIIVLTGTDLSAGRIIGLVAVIAASLLQNPDYVDKMYPNLGTVPIILVLLIVIVIGGLIGLFNGFFVAKFKLHPFIVTLSTQLIVYAMSLQYIKFGTNNGKPIGELRSDFTNAVTGNMFTIFGVRIQFLVLYALIATIIMWFVWNKTKIGKNMFAVGSNPEAATVSGISVNKTIMIVFLMAGMLYGLNGFMTSAFVGSNNAATGVNFELDAIAACVIGGVSFSGGVGKIRGVLLGVFLLQLITVSFVFLGIDANLQYAIKGFVILLATAIDMRKYIVRR; from the coding sequence ATGTTTGATAAGAATAATAACGAAAAAGTAACTGAAAAAGTTAGCTTTTCAACTAAAATGCGAAACTATTTTTTAACAAAGAAAGAAAAATTAAAACAACTTGAAAGAAAAGATATAAATGAATTTTTCATCAATTATTCATTATACATACTATTATTTATTTTTATTGTTGTAGTTGCTATAATGAAACCAAGATTCTTATCCTTAAGTTCAATCGTAAATGTTATTACACAAACATCATTTAGATTACCGATTGCTTTAGGTGTTGCAGGTATTATTGTATTAACTGGTACAGATTTATCTGCCGGAAGAATTATTGGGCTTGTTGCAGTAATTGCAGCTAGTTTATTACAAAATCCAGATTATGTAGATAAGATGTATCCTAATTTAGGAACTGTCCCAATTATTCTTGTTTTATTAATTGTAATTGTAATCGGGGGACTTATTGGTCTCTTTAACGGATTCTTTGTAGCTAAATTTAAACTACATCCATTTATTGTTACATTAAGTACACAACTAATTGTATATGCAATGTCATTACAATACATTAAGTTTGGAACCAATAATGGTAAACCGATTGGTGAGTTAAGAAGTGATTTCACTAATGCAGTAACCGGGAACATGTTTACAATATTTGGTGTTAGAATTCAATTTTTAGTTTTATATGCATTAATTGCTACAATTATTATGTGGTTTGTTTGGAATAAAACTAAAATTGGTAAGAATATGTTTGCTGTTGGATCAAACCCTGAAGCAGCAACAGTTTCTGGTATTAGTGTTAATAAAACTATTATGATAGTGTTTTTAATGGCAGGTATGCTATATGGATTAAATGGATTTATGACTAGTGCGTTTGTTGGATCAAATAATGCTGCAACAGGTGTTAACTTTGAACTTGATGCTATCGCAGCTTGTGTGATTGGTGGAGTATCATTCTCTGGTGGTGTTGGTAAGATTAGAGGTGTATTACTTGGTGTGTTCTTACTACAATTAATTACAGTTTCATTTGTATTCTTAGGAATTGATGCTAACTTACAATACGCTATTAAGGGCTTTGTTATACTATTAGCAACAGCAATTGATATGAGAAAATATATTGTTAGAAGATGA
- a CDS encoding sugar ABC transporter ATP-binding protein has translation MEKLLEIKNISKSFPGVKALDNVSFDISAGEVHALMGENGAGKSTLMKCLFGIYIEDEGDFYLNGEKVKFNNVLQALNEGIAMVQQELNQATKRNVMDNLWLGRYPMKLGFILDEKKMYDDTKRLLDEFNIDVDPKDTLSKLSVSKRQMIEIIKAVSHEAKVIVFDEPTSSLSDNEVEQLFLIIEKLRKRGVGIIYISHKMEEILRISDRVTILRDGKYISTHQAKNLTMETIIKDMVGRDLENRFPERNHNIGDITLKVENLGAVHNSTINDVSFDLKKGEILGISGLVGAGRSEILELLFGYMTKESGKIYLKDKEINIKNTRDAIKNGLALITEERRENGIFSVLSIEDNLVISNLDKYQEYGVYLQDNKMKVDAIESVRKLRVKTPSIKTKIKSLSGGNQQKVIIGRWLLTNPTILLMDEPTRGIDVGAKYEIYQLMNQLVEEGRSIIMISSEMPELIGMTDRIMVISNGRVAGILNTKETNQEEIMTLSTKFI, from the coding sequence ATGGAAAAACTATTAGAAATTAAAAACATAAGTAAATCATTTCCAGGGGTTAAAGCATTAGATAATGTTTCATTTGATATTAGTGCTGGTGAAGTTCATGCTTTAATGGGTGAGAATGGTGCTGGTAAGTCAACATTAATGAAATGTTTATTTGGTATTTATATTGAAGACGAGGGAGATTTTTATCTAAATGGGGAAAAAGTAAAATTCAATAATGTTTTACAGGCTTTAAATGAAGGAATAGCAATGGTTCAACAAGAACTTAATCAGGCAACTAAAAGAAATGTTATGGATAATCTTTGGCTTGGTAGATATCCAATGAAATTAGGTTTTATATTAGATGAAAAGAAAATGTATGATGACACGAAAAGACTCTTAGATGAGTTTAATATTGATGTTGATCCTAAAGATACTCTATCAAAACTTTCTGTTTCAAAAAGACAAATGATTGAAATCATTAAAGCCGTTTCTCATGAGGCAAAAGTTATTGTGTTTGATGAACCAACATCATCATTATCAGATAATGAAGTTGAACAATTGTTTTTAATAATTGAAAAATTGCGAAAAAGAGGAGTTGGAATAATTTATATTTCCCATAAAATGGAAGAGATATTAAGAATTTCTGATCGAGTAACAATTTTAAGAGACGGTAAGTATATATCGACCCATCAAGCAAAAAATCTTACAATGGAAACAATTATTAAGGATATGGTAGGAAGAGATTTGGAAAATAGATTCCCAGAAAGAAATCATAACATTGGAGATATAACGTTAAAAGTTGAAAACTTAGGTGCTGTGCATAATTCAACTATTAATGATGTATCATTTGATTTAAAGAAGGGGGAAATCTTAGGTATATCAGGACTTGTTGGTGCTGGTAGATCAGAAATATTAGAACTTTTATTTGGATATATGACAAAGGAAAGTGGGAAAATATATTTAAAGGATAAGGAAATTAACATCAAAAATACTAGAGATGCTATAAAAAATGGGCTTGCATTAATAACTGAAGAGCGAAGAGAAAATGGAATCTTCTCGGTGTTATCAATTGAAGATAATTTAGTTATTTCAAACTTAGATAAGTATCAAGAGTATGGTGTTTACTTGCAAGATAATAAGATGAAAGTAGATGCTATTGAATCCGTTAGAAAGTTAAGAGTGAAAACACCATCGATTAAGACTAAGATAAAATCTTTATCAGGTGGAAATCAACAAAAAGTTATTATAGGTAGATGGTTATTAACCAATCCAACAATCTTATTAATGGATGAACCAACAAGGGGTATTGATGTTGGAGCAAAATATGAAATATATCAATTAATGAATCAATTGGTTGAAGAAGGAAGATCAATTATTATGATTTCATCGGAAATGCCTGAATTGATTGGTATGACAGATAGAATAATGGTTATTTCAAATGGTAGAGTTGCAGGTATTCTAAATACAAAAGAAACTAATCAAGAAGAGATAATGACGTTATCTACTAAATTTATTTAA
- a CDS encoding galactose ABC transporter substrate-binding protein, with product MKKIFLSISIFILGVVLVACSSKDEFKVDVFIYQYSDTYIGGVRSELERQLKDVNNVKYQFHDAAGSQETQNTQIDSAITAGTNLLVVNIVETASAATVITKAKTADLPIVFFNREISDAAVKSYSGKTAFIGTDPDEAGYMQGELAAEIILADYAKYDRNADGKIGYVMLRADLDNPEANGRTTYSVQEANKLLTAASKPALERLVADQMAGWDTATAKTLFDAVIADESILAKIDVVFANNDDMALGVIQSLKVKGFNGSDPTKQIIVLGVDATATAQEAIRRGEMAGSIKQDGEAMATALKVFIENVKDGKGFVEGTDYKFQTDVDKLRIPYAKYTGQ from the coding sequence ATGAAAAAAATATTTTTATCGATTTCAATTTTTATTTTAGGGGTTGTCTTAGTTGCTTGTTCAAGCAAAGACGAATTTAAAGTTGATGTATTTATCTATCAATATTCAGATACTTATATTGGTGGGGTAAGAAGTGAATTAGAGAGACAATTAAAAGATGTTAACAATGTTAAATATCAATTCCATGATGCAGCAGGAAGTCAAGAAACACAAAATACACAAATTGACAGTGCTATTACTGCGGGGACTAATTTATTAGTTGTTAATATTGTTGAAACTGCTTCTGCAGCAACTGTTATTACAAAAGCTAAAACAGCTGATTTACCAATCGTTTTTTTCAATAGAGAAATCAGTGATGCAGCAGTTAAATCATATTCTGGTAAAACAGCATTCATTGGTACTGATCCAGATGAAGCAGGATATATGCAAGGTGAATTAGCAGCTGAAATCATTTTAGCAGACTATGCTAAATATGATCGTAATGCTGATGGTAAAATTGGTTATGTAATGCTTCGTGCTGATTTAGATAATCCAGAAGCAAATGGTAGAACTACTTATTCAGTACAAGAAGCTAATAAATTATTAACAGCAGCATCAAAACCAGCATTAGAAAGATTAGTAGCAGATCAAATGGCAGGATGGGATACTGCAACTGCTAAAACATTATTCGATGCAGTAATTGCTGATGAATCAATACTAGCTAAGATTGATGTTGTATTTGCTAATAATGATGATATGGCTCTTGGAGTTATTCAATCATTAAAAGTTAAAGGATTTAACGGAAGCGATCCTACAAAACAAATTATCGTTTTAGGGGTAGATGCAACAGCAACTGCACAAGAAGCAATTAGAAGAGGCGAAATGGCAGGAAGTATTAAGCAAGATGGTGAAGCAATGGCAACAGCTCTTAAAGTATTTATCGAAAATGTAAAAGATGGTAAAGGCTTTGTTGAAGGAACTGATTATAAATTCCAAACTGATGTTGATAAATTGCGTATTCCATATGCAAAATATACTGGACAATAA
- a CDS encoding substrate-binding domain-containing protein translates to MKRVIKMMLLVLITIIISGCSKGRTKKIGILIYDKEDTFMQEYLSELTKKIDQKSNFKYEVYFAGKNQLLQNKQFLEFYNEDYDLIIVNAVDRLSSYAMIEKAEVKDIPLIFINREPQAVLSNSKNSYYVGSNSLQIGVLQAELVKQMLDTNDLTDINDDGVVQIVILKGEQSHQDAENRTAEVINGLKDLGINYEILTISIGNWERNQVYLKADELFSEYDNVELVISNNDDMALGIIDYLEEKEFIVAPKIIGVDGTVAGLEAIANNKMYGTVVNDYLEQVRTIDILIDYLLKGVILKDFDYDNRFQLINGKIIHN, encoded by the coding sequence ATGAAAAGAGTTATTAAAATGATGTTATTAGTATTAATAACAATTATAATAAGTGGTTGTAGCAAGGGAAGAACCAAAAAAATTGGAATCCTTATATACGATAAAGAAGATACATTTATGCAAGAGTATTTGAGTGAGTTAACGAAAAAAATTGATCAAAAGAGCAATTTTAAATATGAAGTTTATTTTGCAGGTAAAAATCAATTACTTCAAAATAAACAATTTTTAGAGTTTTATAATGAAGATTATGATTTAATTATTGTTAATGCTGTTGACAGATTATCATCATATGCAATGATTGAAAAAGCAGAAGTTAAAGATATACCACTTATCTTTATTAATCGTGAGCCACAAGCAGTACTATCAAATAGTAAGAATAGTTATTATGTGGGATCAAATAGTTTACAAATAGGTGTATTGCAGGCAGAATTAGTTAAGCAGATGCTAGATACTAATGATCTAACCGATATTAATGATGATGGTGTTGTTCAAATTGTTATATTAAAGGGTGAACAAAGTCATCAAGATGCTGAGAATAGAACAGCTGAAGTTATTAATGGTTTAAAGGATTTAGGTATTAATTATGAAATATTAACGATAAGCATTGGTAATTGGGAAAGAAATCAAGTGTATTTAAAAGCAGATGAACTATTTAGTGAGTACGATAATGTTGAACTTGTTATTTCAAATAATGATGACATGGCGCTTGGTATTATAGATTATTTAGAAGAGAAAGAATTTATCGTTGCTCCAAAAATAATAGGTGTTGATGGAACAGTTGCAGGATTAGAGGCAATAGCTAATAATAAAATGTATGGAACAGTTGTTAATGATTACTTAGAACAGGTTAGAACAATTGATATTTTAATTGATTATTTATTGAAGGGAGTTATTCTTAAAGATTTTGATTATGATAATAGATTTCAACTTATTAATGGAAAAATCATTCACAATTAA